The following coding sequences are from one Mus pahari chromosome X, PAHARI_EIJ_v1.1, whole genome shotgun sequence window:
- the Tceal5 gene encoding transcription elongation factor A protein-like 5: MEKFYKENEGKPENKGRAEDEGSTEEGGKADEDKSDAEGKPARQGKLEVEGGPGEQAQQKGEGKPEKQGKSDGEGKRQGESKPDSQAKSAXEARAAEKRPAEDYVPRKAKRKTDRGTDDSPKNSQEDLQDRHVSSEEMMRECADMTRAQEELRKRQKMGGFHWVPRDAQDALVPRGQRGVRGVRGGGGRGQKDLEDAPFV, encoded by the coding sequence ATGGAAAAGttctacaaagaaaatgaaggaaagccaGAAAACAAGGGAAGGGCAGAAGACGAAGGAAGtacagaagagggaggaaaagcaGATGAAGACAAGTCAGATGCAGAGGGGAAGCCAGCACGCCAGGGCAAGCTAGAGGTGGAGGGAGGGCCAGGTGAGCAGGCACAACAGAAAGGTGAGGGGAAGCCCGAGAAGCAGGGAAAGTCTGACGGGGAGGGCAAGCGCCAAGGGGAGAGCAAGCCCGATTCCCAGGCAAAGTCAGCCNGCGAGGCGCGGGCTGCAGAAAAGCGCCCTGCTGAAGATTATGTGCCCCGGAAAGCAAAACGAAAAACAGATAGGGGGACAGATGATTCTCCCAAGAACTCCCAGGAGGACTTACAGGACAGGCATGTAAGCAGTGAGGAGATGATGAGAGAGTGCGCAGATATGACTAGGGCTCAGGAAGAactgaggaagaggcagaaaatgGGTGGTTTTCACTGGGTGCCAAGAGATGCACAGGATGCTTTAGTCCCCAGGGGCCAGCGGGGAGTCAGGGGGGTGAGGGGTGGCGGAGGCAGGGGCCAGAAGGACTTGGAAGATGCTCCATTTGTTTAA